The Gemmatimonas aurantiaca T-27 DNA segment CTGTCGGCCGACATGGTGTTGGCCAGCGTTCCGTCTTCCGAACGGGTCTCAACGGCACGATCGTCGCCGGCTTCACGGCTGCAAGCCTGCGTGGCAATGACCGCAGCAGCGACGAGGATCAGGGAGCGCGTATGATTCAACATGGCGGGATCTCCATAGAGGCGGGAGTTGCTCGAGGGACTGCACCGGTCCGTCGCATCGCTGTGGACGCACCGCGCAGTTCGCACTGCAGTATCCTCACTTGCCATGGCCGCAACCATTGTACGCCTGACACATCTTTCACTGCCTCCTGAGGGCAGCGAGGCATGGCTCAGAGGTCAGTGTGCGCCTACCTCCTGAGAGATAGGCGCCCGGGTTTGCCCGACAGAGTGGATCCTACAATTCCCGAATCAGCCCGCGTTTGATACCGATGGTGACGGCCTGCGTGCGATCGCGCGCGCCAAGCTTCTGCAGGATCGCCTTGATGTGGGCTTTCACGGTGCCTTCGCTGATATAGAGCGTATTGGCAATCTCGATGTTGGAGCGACCTTCGGCCAGGCTCCGCAACACCTCGAGCTGGCGGGCCGTGAGCGCGTCGCTGGCGACATGTTCCGCCAGCTTGGCCGCGATGCTGGGATCGATCGCCTTGCGGCCGGCGTACACCGCGTGCACGGTGTCGATCAGTTGCGCCGGCTCGACATCTTTGAGAAGATAGCTGGACGCGCCGGCGCGCAGCCCGCGGAACACTTCTTCGTCGGTGTCGTACGTGGTCAACAGGATCACGCGGGCCGCCGGGAATTCGGCGCGGATGGTGCTCGTCACTTCCGTGCCATCCATCGGCACCATGCGCAGGTCGCAGATGACCACGTCGGGAAGCAGATTGCGATACAGGTCGATGGCGGTCGCCCCGTCACCGGCCTGACCGATCACCTGCATCCCGTCCACGCCATTGAGCAGCGCGGCCAGCCCCTCGCGCAGGATGGCGTGATCGTCTACCAGCAGGATGCGAATCGTCATTGCCGACATCAGGCGAGTTCTCCGGAGATGGGGATGCCGTTGGATAACACAGAAACTGCACAATTGCAGCGGGACATCGTCAGTGTTGTCACGCACGATCTGGGAAGTATCGCCGGAGCGCTCGCTCTTCGCGCGGAAATT contains these protein-coding regions:
- a CDS encoding response regulator; protein product: MSAMTIRILLVDDHAILREGLAALLNGVDGMQVIGQAGDGATAIDLYRNLLPDVVICDLRMVPMDGTEVTSTIRAEFPAARVILLTTYDTDEEVFRGLRAGASSYLLKDVEPAQLIDTVHAVYAGRKAIDPSIAAKLAEHVASDALTARQLEVLRSLAEGRSNIEIANTLYISEGTVKAHIKAILQKLGARDRTQAVTIGIKRGLIREL